A region of uncultured Draconibacterium sp. DNA encodes the following proteins:
- a CDS encoding TorF family putative porin — MKKTLLITVSMLLLFVVSTTNVKAQEVSTGLDIYSSYLWRGAKFGTGAAFQPGVEFSAGGFAIGAWGSYSTGSEEAAEADLYLGYGFDLGENASLSFTLTDYYFPGSDWTEGESHSFEPMVSLGVGAFTFTAAYMEGLGDEEINGISDLYLEAAVSAGPVDITLGGGDGQYTDDGDFNICNIMVGTSKEVQITESFTLPVSGAVMLNPSTGGFHIAVGISL; from the coding sequence ATGAAAAAGACACTACTGATTACAGTAAGTATGTTATTACTTTTTGTTGTATCAACAACGAATGTTAAAGCTCAGGAAGTGAGCACAGGTTTAGACATTTACAGTAGTTATTTATGGCGTGGTGCCAAATTTGGAACAGGGGCAGCTTTTCAGCCCGGAGTTGAGTTTAGTGCAGGTGGTTTTGCCATTGGTGCATGGGGATCATACAGCACCGGTTCTGAAGAAGCAGCTGAGGCCGACCTTTACTTAGGTTATGGTTTCGATTTAGGTGAAAATGCTTCGTTGAGCTTCACTTTAACTGACTACTACTTCCCGGGATCAGACTGGACAGAAGGAGAATCGCATTCTTTTGAGCCAATGGTTAGCTTAGGTGTAGGTGCTTTTACTTTCACTGCAGCTTACATGGAAGGACTTGGTGATGAAGAGATCAATGGAATTAGCGACTTGTATCTTGAAGCAGCAGTTTCTGCGGGGCCGGTTGACATTACTCTTGGTGGTGGCGACGGTCAGTACACTGATGATGGCGATTTCAACATCTGTAACATCATGGTTGGAACTTCAAAAGAAGTACAGATTACCGAAAGCTTTACTCTGCCGGTTTCAGGAGCAGTTATGCTGAATCCATCAACCGGAGGATTCCATATTGCAGTTGGTATTTCACTGTAA
- the gltB gene encoding glutamate synthase large subunit, translated as MMQTKEPVAKGLYRPEFEHGSCGIGFVANLKGRKKHSVISDALSMLARMEHRGGTGFDIKSGDGAGILLQIPHELFMEECPKQDIKLPQFGEYGVAMIFFPKEDRKRSECKDIIGRNLKKFGLPYLGYRKVPVDNSDLGRDSLASEPYVQQLFIGKPDGMSVEEFDRKLFVFRKYTEKLVRESVAGIGYNGMNIISCSYKTIIYKGQLTTEQVSLYFKDLTNPLAVSAISLVHSRFSTNTFPSWKLSQPFRYIAHNGEINTNKGNINWMRAREVLLECSKFTKEELEMIFPICDLRDSDSANLDMAIEMLVLSGRSLPHVMMMLIPEAWQNNPDMDPKKKEFYEFYSAMMEPWDGPASVCFTDGVLVGATLDRNGLRPSRYCLTEDDTLIMSSETGAIDVPHDQVKIRGRLQPGKMFVADLEQGRIISDEEVKSEICSSQPYGEWVKENMTYLDELPFIPDLELKEPDKKTVFKRQKAFGFTHEDIEVILKPMAMNGSEALGSMGADNPLAVLSDRPVHLSHYFKQLFAQVTNPPIDPIRERIVMDLRTYLGGFKNILTESPEHCRRIAVHQPVLTNEQLIKLAYVDHTHFQTKKISIVFHADGKEGTLETKLERLCQYVEDAIDEAYSIILLSDFAVSTDHAPIPSLLAASAVHHHLIRVGKRGKADIIMEAGDVREVHHFATLLGYGVSAINPYMAIDTIKNLVDEGALGDITKDQAIQNYVKAIGGGLLKVFSKMGISTLASYQGAQIFEAVGIKQEVIDKYFTGTVSRVEGLSLDDIAKEAMMRHRQGFPTRLGGAKVLEPGGEYHWRKDGERHLLSPEAIQLIQEATRKNDFEKYKKYCSVVDDQAKAAFTLRGLMDFTSDRQSIPLDEVEPAESILTRFATGAMSFGSISWEAHTTLAIAMNRIGSKSNSGEGGEDPIRYTKLPNGDDMCSATKQIASGRFGVNSYYLSMAKELQIKMAQGAKPGEGGHLPGHKVNGWIGRTRNSTPGVGLISPPPHHDIYSIEDLAQLIFDLKNSNRDARINVKLVSETGVGTVAAGVCKAKADAVLISGYDGGTGASPVSSIKHAGLPWELGLSETHQTLVRNRLRNRIVVQSDGQMKTSRDLAIATLLGAEEWGVATMALVVEGCIMMRKCHSNTCPVGVATQNERLRGLFKGNPDHVVNFFTFLVEGLREIMAELGFRSINEMVGQSQCLKFKDDIDHWKYKGLDLSPILYKEEMGSEEGLYCSKKQDHQLEEILDWKLVEAAQKAINDGEKVAAEFEIKNINRSVGTVLSHEVTKVHKGEGLPDGTIHFKMTGSAGQSFGAFVCKGIELEVEGDANDYFGKGLSGGHLSIYPAKNVQFIPEQNIIVGNVCFYGATGGEAYIRGIAGERFCVRNSGAQVVVEGIGDHGCEYMTGGKAVILGKTGRNFGAGMSGGVAYVLDIDGTFPGLCNKGMIQLERVTGKEEQEELKAMIQKHMDKTESTVAEYVLSDWEETIGKFVKVIPTDYKRMLTYIEEARKTGKYEKESDVIDAAFDMHLANL; from the coding sequence ATGATGCAGACAAAAGAACCTGTAGCAAAGGGATTGTACCGCCCTGAATTTGAACATGGGAGTTGTGGTATCGGGTTTGTAGCAAACCTAAAGGGCAGAAAGAAACACAGTGTGATTTCTGATGCTTTATCGATGCTGGCTCGTATGGAACATCGCGGGGGTACCGGGTTTGATATAAAAAGCGGTGACGGTGCAGGGATATTATTACAAATTCCACATGAACTTTTTATGGAAGAGTGTCCGAAACAGGACATTAAATTACCTCAGTTTGGCGAATATGGCGTGGCCATGATTTTCTTCCCGAAAGAGGACCGAAAACGTTCAGAGTGTAAAGATATTATCGGACGAAATCTAAAGAAGTTTGGGTTACCCTATTTGGGCTATCGCAAAGTTCCGGTTGACAATTCTGACCTGGGACGCGATTCTTTGGCTTCAGAACCATATGTACAACAATTGTTCATTGGGAAACCCGATGGTATGTCGGTGGAAGAGTTCGATCGCAAACTTTTTGTTTTCAGAAAATACACTGAAAAACTGGTTCGTGAGTCGGTTGCCGGAATTGGTTACAACGGAATGAATATCATTTCGTGCTCCTATAAAACCATTATTTATAAAGGTCAGTTAACAACCGAGCAGGTTTCGTTATATTTTAAAGACCTTACCAATCCGTTGGCAGTAAGTGCCATTTCGTTGGTACACTCACGCTTTTCAACCAACACTTTCCCATCGTGGAAATTGTCGCAACCATTCCGCTATATAGCGCACAACGGCGAGATCAACACCAACAAGGGTAACATTAACTGGATGCGTGCCCGCGAAGTGCTTCTGGAGTGCTCGAAATTTACAAAAGAAGAGTTGGAGATGATCTTCCCGATCTGCGATTTAAGAGATTCGGATAGTGCCAACCTCGATATGGCCATTGAAATGCTTGTGTTAAGCGGACGATCGTTACCACATGTAATGATGATGCTTATTCCTGAAGCATGGCAAAATAATCCGGATATGGATCCGAAAAAGAAAGAGTTCTACGAATTCTATTCTGCAATGATGGAACCATGGGACGGCCCGGCATCGGTATGTTTTACTGATGGAGTGCTTGTTGGAGCAACACTCGACCGTAACGGTTTGCGTCCGTCGCGTTATTGTTTGACTGAAGACGACACATTAATAATGTCATCGGAAACCGGAGCAATTGATGTTCCTCACGATCAGGTGAAGATCAGAGGCCGTTTGCAACCCGGAAAAATGTTTGTTGCCGATTTGGAACAAGGACGCATTATTTCTGACGAAGAAGTTAAATCTGAAATTTGCTCAAGCCAACCTTACGGCGAATGGGTAAAAGAAAATATGACTTATCTGGACGAACTTCCTTTTATTCCCGACCTGGAATTAAAAGAGCCGGATAAGAAAACTGTATTTAAACGACAAAAGGCTTTTGGATTCACCCACGAAGATATTGAGGTGATCCTGAAACCGATGGCAATGAACGGAAGCGAAGCCCTTGGCTCGATGGGAGCCGACAATCCGCTGGCCGTACTTTCTGATCGCCCGGTGCATTTGTCGCACTACTTTAAACAATTATTCGCCCAGGTAACCAATCCGCCAATCGACCCAATCAGGGAGCGTATTGTAATGGATTTGAGAACCTATTTGGGTGGTTTTAAAAATATTCTGACAGAATCGCCTGAACATTGTCGTAGAATTGCAGTTCATCAGCCGGTATTAACCAACGAGCAATTGATTAAACTGGCCTACGTGGATCACACACATTTCCAAACAAAAAAAATCAGCATTGTTTTCCACGCCGATGGAAAAGAAGGAACGCTGGAAACTAAACTGGAACGTTTGTGTCAATACGTTGAAGATGCGATTGATGAAGCTTATTCAATCATTTTATTGTCCGACTTTGCGGTTAGCACCGACCATGCGCCGATTCCTTCGTTACTGGCTGCCTCGGCAGTTCACCACCACCTTATCCGTGTTGGAAAGCGTGGAAAAGCCGACATTATTATGGAAGCCGGAGATGTGCGCGAAGTACATCATTTTGCCACCTTGTTAGGCTATGGTGTTTCTGCCATTAATCCATACATGGCAATTGATACCATCAAAAATCTGGTTGACGAAGGTGCATTGGGAGATATTACCAAAGACCAGGCAATACAAAACTACGTGAAAGCCATTGGCGGCGGTCTGTTGAAAGTATTCTCGAAAATGGGTATTTCAACCTTGGCGTCGTACCAGGGAGCACAGATTTTTGAAGCTGTCGGAATCAAGCAGGAAGTAATTGACAAGTACTTTACCGGAACCGTAAGCCGTGTTGAAGGTCTTAGTCTTGACGATATTGCCAAAGAAGCAATGATGCGTCATCGTCAAGGATTCCCAACCCGCCTGGGCGGAGCAAAAGTTCTGGAGCCGGGTGGCGAATACCACTGGCGTAAAGATGGCGAACGTCACTTGCTGAGCCCTGAAGCAATTCAACTGATTCAGGAAGCAACAAGAAAGAACGATTTCGAGAAATATAAAAAATACTGTAGTGTAGTCGACGATCAGGCCAAAGCCGCATTCACCTTGCGAGGATTGATGGACTTTACTTCTGACCGCCAGTCGATTCCGCTCGACGAAGTTGAACCGGCAGAAAGCATTCTTACCCGTTTTGCTACGGGAGCAATGTCGTTTGGTTCTATCTCGTGGGAAGCACACACTACACTGGCCATTGCCATGAACCGGATTGGTTCAAAATCAAACTCGGGAGAAGGTGGTGAAGACCCGATTCGTTACACCAAATTGCCAAATGGCGACGACATGTGCTCGGCTACCAAGCAGATCGCATCAGGACGTTTCGGAGTAAACAGCTATTACCTGAGCATGGCGAAAGAGCTTCAGATTAAAATGGCGCAGGGAGCAAAACCGGGTGAAGGTGGTCACCTTCCGGGCCATAAAGTAAATGGCTGGATCGGACGTACACGTAACTCAACTCCGGGTGTAGGACTGATTTCTCCTCCACCGCACCACGATATTTATTCAATTGAGGATTTGGCACAGCTGATCTTCGACCTGAAAAACAGTAACCGCGATGCACGTATCAACGTGAAACTGGTTTCTGAAACAGGTGTTGGAACTGTTGCTGCCGGTGTTTGTAAAGCAAAAGCCGATGCAGTACTGATTTCAGGATACGACGGAGGAACAGGAGCATCGCCGGTTAGTTCGATCAAACACGCAGGATTGCCCTGGGAACTTGGATTGTCGGAAACGCACCAGACTCTGGTTCGCAACCGTTTGCGTAACCGTATTGTTGTACAGTCTGACGGACAGATGAAAACATCGCGCGACTTGGCTATTGCAACTTTGCTTGGTGCCGAAGAATGGGGAGTTGCCACCATGGCACTTGTTGTTGAAGGCTGCATTATGATGCGTAAATGCCACAGCAATACTTGTCCGGTAGGAGTAGCGACTCAAAACGAGCGTCTGCGTGGTTTATTCAAAGGAAATCCAGATCATGTTGTAAACTTCTTTACATTCCTTGTTGAAGGTCTTCGCGAGATTATGGCCGAACTGGGCTTCCGCTCCATTAACGAAATGGTGGGTCAGTCGCAGTGCCTGAAATTTAAAGACGACATCGATCACTGGAAATATAAAGGTCTTGACCTGAGCCCGATTCTGTACAAAGAAGAAATGGGGTCGGAAGAAGGTCTTTACTGCAGCAAAAAACAAGATCACCAGTTGGAAGAAATCCTTGACTGGAAACTTGTTGAAGCCGCACAAAAAGCGATAAACGACGGTGAAAAAGTAGCCGCAGAATTCGAGATCAAAAATATCAACCGAAGTGTTGGTACCGTTCTGTCGCACGAAGTAACCAAAGTACATAAAGGAGAAGGATTACCCGATGGAACTATTCATTTCAAAATGACAGGTTCTGCAGGACAATCGTTCGGTGCATTTGTTTGCAAAGGTATAGAGCTGGAAGTTGAAGGAGATGCAAACGATTATTTCGGAAAAGGATTATCCGGTGGTCATTTATCCATCTACCCGGCTAAAAACGTACAGTTCATTCCTGAACAGAACATTATTGTAGGTAACGTTTGTTTCTACGGAGCTACCGGTGGAGAGGCCTACATTCGTGGTATTGCCGGCGAGCGTTTCTGTGTTCGTAACTCAGGTGCACAGGTTGTTGTTGAAGGTATTGGCGACCACGGTTGCGAATACATGACAGGAGGAAAAGCAGTTATTCTTGGAAAAACAGGACGGAACTTTGGTGCCGGTATGTCGGGTGGCGTTGCTTATGTGCTCGACATCGACGGAACGTTCCCAGGTCTTTGCAACAAGGGAATGATTCAACTGGAAAGAGTTACGGGTAAAGAAGAACAGGAAGAACTGAAAGCAATGATTCAGAAACATATGGATAAAACAGAATCAACTGTTGCTGAATATGTTCTATCTGACTGGGAGGAGACAATAGGCAAGTTTGTAAAAGTAATTCCTACCGACTACAAACGAATGCTGACGTACATTGAAGAAGCCCGTAAGACGGGTAAATACGAAAAAGAGTCGGATGTAATT
- a CDS encoding DUF4494 domain-containing protein, with translation MMQTWFESKVKYMKVSESGSESMVTENFLLDAVSYTDAETRIIRQMQQMVRGGEFTIVDIKKSRIAEVFPYENGEWWFKATINLVTIDEEAGKEKKIRAYYLIMADDIKEALNRLDESLEYLVIPFVVTSLAVSPIVDVFPYEPSESAEKVPEGFVPVAEVEKKNPIFTDGVNPYTEEEQEVASYEEETEDTDAPEETEDSTEEKPEE, from the coding sequence ATGATGCAGACTTGGTTCGAGAGTAAAGTAAAATATATGAAAGTTTCCGAGAGCGGAAGCGAATCTATGGTAACCGAAAACTTTTTGTTGGATGCCGTATCGTACACTGATGCTGAAACCCGGATTATTCGGCAGATGCAGCAGATGGTTAGAGGCGGAGAGTTTACCATTGTTGATATTAAGAAATCGCGGATTGCAGAAGTTTTTCCTTACGAAAACGGGGAGTGGTGGTTTAAAGCTACCATTAACCTGGTAACGATCGATGAAGAGGCCGGCAAAGAGAAAAAGATCCGTGCGTATTACCTGATAATGGCCGACGACATTAAAGAAGCACTTAACCGGTTGGATGAAAGTCTGGAATACCTGGTAATTCCGTTTGTGGTTACCTCGTTGGCGGTAAGTCCTATTGTTGACGTATTCCCATACGAGCCATCAGAGTCGGCAGAAAAAGTACCTGAAGGGTTTGTGCCGGTAGCAGAGGTCGAGAAAAAGAATCCGATATTTACTGACGGTGTGAATCCTTACACCGAAGAAGAGCAGGAAGTTGCTTCATATGAAGAGGAGACTGAAGATACAGACGCTCCGGAAGAGACAGAAGATTCGACTGAAGAAAAGCCGGAAGAATAG
- a CDS encoding P-II family nitrogen regulator: MKKIEAVIRKSKFDEVKDALYEAGIEFFSFWDVRGVGQAREGRSYRGIVYDTSTIERIKLSIIVRDKNVDKTVQAILGSARTGEIGDGKVFIQAIEESYRIRTGEHGDESLFIKGKEE, translated from the coding sequence ATGAAAAAGATTGAAGCAGTAATACGCAAATCAAAATTTGATGAGGTAAAAGACGCGCTGTATGAAGCAGGCATCGAATTCTTCTCTTTCTGGGATGTAAGAGGAGTTGGCCAGGCTCGCGAAGGTCGTTCTTACCGTGGTATTGTATATGATACCAGCACAATCGAGAGAATAAAATTATCCATAATCGTTCGCGATAAAAATGTTGATAAAACAGTTCAGGCCATTTTAGGATCGGCCAGAACAGGTGAGATAGGTGACGGTAAAGTATTCATTCAGGCTATTGAAGAATCATACCGAATAAGAACCGGAGAGCATGGCGATGAATCACTATTTATTAAAGGTAAAGAAGAGTAG
- the argH gene encoding argininosuccinate lyase translates to MKLWDKGTPVNKAIEEFTVGKDRELDLFLATHDILGSMAHVTMLESVGLIEKNELPTLLTELKRLYAIAEKGEFSIEEGVEDVHSQVEFMLTEKLGDLGKKIHSGRSRNDQVLLDLKLFTRDAIKEIAETTSGLIDILLKRADETKDILMPGYTHLQVAMPSSFGLWFSAYAESLSDDLELLLSAFNITNQNPLGSAAGYGSSFPLNRQMTTDLLGFATMNYNVVYAQMGRGKVEKIVSFALANIAGTLSKLAYDVCLFMSQNFSFVSLPTEFTTGSSIMPHKKNPDVFELTRARCNKLQGVPAQISLIINNLPSGYFRDLQMVKEVFLPSFKEMNDCLNIVSLAIDKMSVNTEILNDSKYDYLFSVEEVNKLVLQGIPFREAYKQVGAQIEDGNFTPEKCVNHSHEGSIGNLCLDSISNKKEEIIKKFLFNKIEEAKKNLLQ, encoded by the coding sequence ATGAAACTCTGGGATAAAGGTACACCTGTTAACAAAGCAATTGAAGAATTTACTGTTGGTAAAGACCGCGAATTGGATCTGTTTTTGGCAACACACGACATTTTGGGCTCGATGGCACACGTAACTATGCTCGAGTCGGTTGGGCTAATCGAAAAAAACGAGCTTCCAACGCTTCTGACAGAATTGAAGCGCCTTTATGCTATTGCCGAAAAAGGCGAATTCTCGATTGAAGAAGGAGTTGAAGATGTACACTCTCAGGTTGAATTTATGCTTACCGAAAAATTGGGCGACCTCGGTAAAAAAATACACAGCGGACGTTCGCGCAACGACCAGGTTTTACTCGACCTGAAACTGTTTACCCGCGATGCCATTAAAGAAATCGCTGAAACAACTTCGGGACTTATCGATATTCTGTTAAAACGTGCCGATGAAACAAAAGACATTTTAATGCCGGGATACACCCACTTGCAGGTAGCTATGCCTTCGTCGTTTGGGCTGTGGTTTAGCGCCTATGCCGAAAGTTTATCCGATGATCTGGAGTTGCTTTTGTCGGCTTTTAATATTACCAATCAAAATCCATTGGGGTCGGCAGCCGGTTATGGTTCGTCGTTCCCGCTTAACCGCCAAATGACAACCGACCTGCTTGGCTTTGCAACCATGAACTACAACGTGGTTTATGCACAAATGGGAAGAGGTAAAGTTGAAAAAATTGTTTCGTTTGCCCTGGCAAACATTGCCGGAACATTATCAAAACTGGCTTACGATGTTTGTTTGTTTATGAGCCAGAATTTCAGTTTTGTAAGCCTGCCTACCGAATTTACTACAGGCTCGAGCATTATGCCCCACAAAAAAAATCCCGATGTTTTTGAGCTCACCCGTGCCCGTTGCAACAAATTGCAAGGTGTTCCGGCACAAATCAGCTTAATCATCAACAATTTACCCAGCGGCTATTTCCGCGATTTGCAAATGGTAAAAGAAGTATTTCTGCCTTCGTTTAAAGAAATGAACGATTGCCTTAATATTGTTAGTCTGGCCATCGATAAGATGTCGGTAAACACCGAAATTCTTAACGACAGCAAATACGATTACCTCTTTAGCGTTGAAGAAGTTAATAAACTTGTACTGCAGGGAATTCCATTCCGCGAAGCCTACAAACAAGTTGGCGCTCAAATTGAAGACGGAAACTTTACACCCGAAAAATGCGTAAACCATAGCCACGAAGGGAGTATCGGAAATTTATGTCTGGATAGTATTTCAAATAAGAAAGAGGAAATCATTAAAAAATTTCTATTTAACAAAATAGAGGAAGCAAAAAAGAACCTGCTTCAATAA
- a CDS encoding glycosyltransferase family 39 protein, protein MNDRRIYFAVPVLLLLFIIPALPVLLVGNAAKYAEVGREMLMNHDWINLTIGGDAYDQKPPLLFWIAAVTFKLFGLSIPAYKLAVLLFSFIGIYSTYRLGKLFYGKETGLLAAFFWISSLGFQHFNNDIHTDTLLADFVVFSVWQFSAYLKSHKWSNFLLGAVGVGLSMLAKGPVGVVIPAAAIGGTLLVHKQWKEIFNYRWLIALVIVGIMILPAMVGLLNQFGLGGIKFYFWTNNVGRVTGSYHGSGADYSFYLHTSLYVLLPWTIFMVYGFIQEARSLKGLRKNKTKDFEVVNIFAVVVYLGILSVAKQQNPHYMLSAVPFMYIITAKWTVRLFSSENKVKVRNIITVINKVIAIVGPIVLLLLPVVVFPEKRMWFWAIYAFLFAGIVMMVLKRNNLQRQIVLLTFTIAIMLFTVNVNMLPNMLKFHTSIEAAEIFNEKAPENSTLSMYTEKARLWNLFLYSKSPGKYLVEKEDLEAFLPNAGAWIYTSEAGYNDMLEMGLDMNVVKKFTEHKPLTGQSARFLNPKTRASRFNTMYLVELR, encoded by the coding sequence ATGAATGATCGACGTATATACTTTGCAGTTCCTGTTCTTCTTCTTTTATTTATTATACCTGCTTTGCCTGTTTTGCTGGTTGGGAATGCTGCAAAATATGCAGAGGTCGGCCGTGAGATGCTGATGAATCACGATTGGATTAACCTAACGATTGGAGGCGATGCCTATGATCAGAAACCGCCTCTGCTGTTTTGGATTGCGGCGGTTACTTTCAAGTTGTTTGGGTTATCGATACCGGCATACAAATTGGCAGTTCTTTTGTTTTCGTTCATCGGAATTTATTCGACATACCGGCTGGGAAAACTTTTTTACGGAAAAGAAACCGGTTTGCTGGCGGCCTTTTTTTGGATATCGTCTTTGGGATTTCAGCATTTTAACAACGATATACATACTGATACTTTATTGGCCGACTTTGTGGTTTTCTCGGTATGGCAGTTTTCGGCGTATTTAAAAAGCCATAAATGGAGCAACTTTCTGCTTGGTGCGGTTGGTGTAGGGTTGTCGATGTTGGCAAAAGGCCCGGTGGGAGTTGTAATTCCCGCTGCCGCAATTGGCGGAACTTTGTTAGTTCATAAACAGTGGAAAGAAATTTTTAACTACCGTTGGCTGATTGCCCTGGTAATTGTAGGTATTATGATATTGCCAGCAATGGTGGGCTTGCTAAACCAGTTTGGGCTTGGGGGAATCAAATTCTACTTCTGGACCAATAACGTTGGGCGTGTTACCGGATCGTATCACGGAAGCGGTGCTGATTATTCTTTTTATCTGCATACGTCATTATACGTATTGCTGCCCTGGACCATATTTATGGTTTATGGTTTTATTCAAGAAGCCAGAAGCCTGAAGGGCTTGCGTAAAAATAAAACAAAAGATTTTGAGGTTGTAAACATTTTTGCGGTTGTGGTCTATCTGGGAATACTGTCGGTGGCCAAACAACAAAATCCACACTATATGCTTTCGGCAGTTCCTTTTATGTATATAATAACTGCAAAATGGACCGTGCGTTTGTTTTCGTCAGAAAATAAAGTGAAAGTTCGAAATATAATTACAGTAATAAATAAAGTAATAGCAATTGTTGGCCCTATAGTACTATTGTTATTACCTGTTGTAGTGTTCCCTGAAAAACGCATGTGGTTTTGGGCTATTTACGCGTTCCTTTTTGCAGGTATAGTGATGATGGTTTTAAAAAGGAATAATTTGCAGAGGCAGATTGTTTTGCTAACCTTCACCATTGCAATAATGCTGTTTACAGTTAATGTAAACATGCTGCCAAATATGTTGAAGTTCCATACCTCAATTGAAGCTGCTGAAATTTTTAATGAAAAGGCCCCTGAAAACTCAACACTAAGTATGTATACCGAGAAGGCCAGACTTTGGAATTTGTTTCTGTATTCAAAATCTCCGGGCAAATATCTTGTCGAAAAAGAAGATCTGGAAGCATTTTTGCCAAATGCGGGGGCGTGGATATATACCTCGGAAGCGGGCTATAATGATATGCTTGAAATGGGTTTGGATATGAATGTTGTTAAGAAATTTACCGAGCACAAACCGTTGACCGGTCAATCAGCCCGGTTTTTAAATCCAAAAACCAGGGCAAGCAGATTTAATACCATGTATCTTGTTGAGCTAAGATAG
- a CDS encoding ammonium transporter yields the protein MEETLQGLQIGIDNMWLLVAAFLVMFMQPGFALVEAGFTRSKNTANILMKNLMDFSIGSILYWAIGFTIMYGDSIGGFIGTPDLFFMSDGFGSNYSDYADLFFQTVFAATAATIVSGAMAERTEFKAYLIFSIVITVVIYPISGHWTWGGGWLSQLGFHDFAGSSIVHSVGAWVGLAGAAIIGPRIGKYKKDGTPTAIPGHNLAYGALGVFILWFGWFGFNPGSQLAAAGTDNAVAIGHIAVTTNLAAAAGAVTAMMVAWFRYKRPSLSISLNGALAGLVAITAGCDAVDPMGALFIGILAGFILPFAVEFIDKVLKVDDPVGAISVHGVGGAFGTLAVGLFSTSEGLFYGHGAKLLGIQAVGVAAFFAWAFGLGLVLFFVLKKANILRVSKRIEEEGLDVYEHGESAYN from the coding sequence ATGGAAGAAACTTTGCAAGGCCTACAAATAGGTATAGATAATATGTGGTTATTGGTTGCTGCATTTCTGGTAATGTTCATGCAACCTGGATTTGCCCTGGTGGAGGCAGGTTTTACACGATCGAAAAACACCGCAAACATTTTGATGAAAAACCTGATGGACTTTTCTATCGGTTCGATATTATATTGGGCTATCGGTTTTACCATTATGTATGGAGACTCAATCGGAGGATTCATCGGAACACCTGACCTGTTCTTTATGAGCGATGGTTTTGGTAGCAATTATTCGGATTATGCCGACCTGTTTTTCCAAACTGTATTTGCTGCTACTGCTGCAACTATTGTTTCGGGAGCAATGGCTGAAAGAACTGAATTTAAAGCATACTTGATTTTTAGTATTGTAATTACCGTAGTTATTTACCCAATTTCAGGTCACTGGACATGGGGTGGTGGTTGGTTGAGCCAACTTGGATTCCACGATTTTGCCGGTTCATCTATTGTACACTCTGTTGGTGCATGGGTTGGTTTAGCTGGTGCGGCTATTATTGGACCTCGTATCGGAAAATACAAAAAAGACGGAACTCCGACTGCAATTCCTGGTCACAACCTGGCTTACGGTGCACTTGGTGTATTCATCCTGTGGTTCGGATGGTTCGGATTTAACCCCGGATCTCAATTAGCAGCTGCCGGTACTGATAACGCTGTTGCAATTGGTCACATCGCTGTAACTACTAACCTGGCTGCTGCAGCTGGTGCTGTTACTGCAATGATGGTTGCATGGTTCCGTTACAAACGTCCATCACTTTCAATCTCACTGAACGGTGCATTGGCCGGTTTGGTTGCTATTACTGCTGGTTGTGATGCTGTTGATCCGATGGGAGCATTATTCATCGGTATTCTTGCCGGTTTCATTCTTCCATTCGCAGTTGAATTTATTGATAAAGTATTAAAAGTAGACGACCCTGTAGGTGCTATCTCAGTACACGGTGTTGGTGGTGCTTTTGGTACACTGGCTGTTGGTTTGTTCTCAACTTCTGAAGGTCTGTTTTATGGCCACGGAGCAAAATTACTGGGTATCCAGGCTGTAGGTGTGGCAGCATTCTTCGCTTGGGCATTCGGTTTAGGTTTGGTATTATTCTTCGTCCTGAAGAAAGCAAATATACTGCGCGTTTCTAAGCGCATTGAAGAAGAAGGCCTCGATGTTTACGAACATGGTGAGAGTGCCTATAACTAA